A DNA window from Canis lupus familiaris isolate Mischka breed German Shepherd chromosome 10, alternate assembly UU_Cfam_GSD_1.0, whole genome shotgun sequence contains the following coding sequences:
- the ABCG8 gene encoding ATP-binding cassette sub-family G member 8, with product MAEASEERGFRNRAAPQDASGLQDSLFSSESDNSLYFTYGGQSNTLEVRDLSYQVDMDSQVPWFKKLAQFKMPWTSHKDSRELGIQNLSFKVRSGQMLAIIGSSGCGRASLLDVITGRDHGGKIKSGQIWINGKPSSPQVVRKYVAHVRQHDQLLPNLTVRETLAFVAQLRLPRTFSQAQRDQRVDDVIAELRLRQCANTRVGNAYVRGVSGGERRRVSIAVQLLWNPGILILDEPTSGLDSFTAHNLVKTLSRLAKGNRLVLVSLHQPRSDIFRLFDLVLLMTSGTTIYLGAAQHMVQYFAGVGHPCPRYSNPADFYVDLTSIDRRSREHEVATREKAQSLAALFREKVRGSDDFLWRAEERELGEGTCLESRALPQDTDQPPTPTELPGPVQQFTMLIRRQIFNDFRDLPTLLIRGAEACLMSLIIGFLYYGHGTIKLSLMDTAALLFMIGALIPFNVILDVIAKCHSERAMLYYELEDGLYTAGPYFFTKILGELPEHCVYIMICGMPTYWLANLRPGLEPFLLHLLLVWLVVFYCRIMALGVAALLPTFHTSSFVGNALYNSFYLTGGFMISLDNLWTVPAWISKVSFLRWCFEGLMQIQFKGHTYHMVVGNFTIPIPGDVILTSMGLNSHPLYAIYLILIGIGGGFMILYYVALRFIKQKSYQDW from the exons GGACTCCAGGACAGCTTGTTCTCCTCCGAGAGTGACAACAGCCTATACTTCACATACGGTGGCCAGTCCAACACCTTGGAGGTCCGAGATCTCAGCTACCAG GTGGACATGGATTCCCAGGTGCCTTGGTTTAAGAAGCTAGCTCAGTTCAAGATGCCTTGGACATCTCACAAGGATTCTCGTGAGCTGGGCATTCAAAACCTGAGCTTCAAAGTGAGGAGTGGACAGATGCTGGCCATCATTGGGAGCTCAG GCTGTGGGAGAGCCTCTCTGCTGGACGTGATCACCGGGAGGGACCATGGCGGCAAAATTAAGTCAGGCCAAATCTGGATCAACGGGAAGCCCAGCTCGCCTCAGGTGGTGAGGAAGTATGTGGCCCACGTGCGCCAGCACGACCAGCTGCTCCCCAACCTAACCGTCCGCGAGACCCTGGCTTTTGTTGCCCAGCTACGCCTGCCCAGAACCTTCTCCCAGGCTCAGCGTGACCAAAGG GTGGACGACGTGATCGCCGAGCTGCGCCTGCGCCAATGCGCCAACACGCGCGTGGGCAATGCGTACGTGCGGGGCGTGTCGGGGGGCGAGCGGCGCAGAGTCAGCATCGCGGTGCAGCTCCTGTGGAACCCAG GAATCCTCATTCTGGATGAGCCCACGTCGGGGCTTGACAGCTTCACAGCCCACAACCTGGTGAAAACCCTGTCCCGGCTGGCCAAAGGCAACCGGTTGGTGCTCGTCTCCCTCCACCAGCCTCGGTCGGACATCTTCAGGCTGTTTGATCTGGTCCTCCTGATGACGTCCGGCACCACCATCTACTTGGGGGCAGCCCAGCACATGGTGCAGTACTTCGCAGGCGTCGGCCACCCCTGCCCTCGCTACAGCAACCCTGCCGACTTCTACG TGGACTTGACTAGCATTGACAGGCGAAGCAGAGAGCATGAAGTGGCCACCAGGGAGAAGGCTCAGTCCCTTGCGGCCTTGTTTCGAGAAAAAGTTCGTGGCTCCGATGACTTTCTGTGGAGAGCGGAAGAAAGGGAGCTGGGTGAGGGTACTTGTCTGGAGAG CCGGGCCCTCCCCCAGGACACCGACCAGCCTCCGACTCCCACTGAGCTGCCTGGCCCTGTGCAGCAGTTTACCATGCTGATCCG tcGTCAGATTTTTAATGACTTCCGAGACCTGCCAACTCTCCTCATCCGTGGAGCAGAGGCCTGCCTGATGTCCTTGATCATTGGGTTCCTCTATTATGGCCATGGGACCATCAAGCTCTCCCTCATGGACACAGCTGCCCTCTTGTTCATGATTGGAGCTCTCATCCCTTTCAACGTGATCCTGGATGTCATTGCCAAAT GTCACTCAGAGAGGGCAATGCTTTACTATGAACTAGAAGATGGACTGTACACTGCTGGTCCATATTTCTTTACCAAG ATCCTAGGGGAGCTTCCAGAGCACTGTGTCTACATCATGATCTGTGGGATGCCTACCTACTGGCTGGCCAACCTGCGCCCAGGCCTTGAGCCCTTTCTGCTGCACCTTCTGCTGGTGTGGCTAGTGGTCTTCTACTGTAGGATCATGGCCCTGGGTGTTGCTGCTCTGCTCCCCACATTCCATACATCCTCCTTCGTTGGCAACGCTCTCTACAACTCCTTCTACCTCACCGGGGGCTTCATGATAAGCTTGGACAACCTGTGGACAG TGCCCGCTTGGATTTCCAAAGTCTCCTTTCTCCGCTGGTGTTTTGAAGGGCTGATGCAGATTCAGTTTAAAGGGCACACTTACCACATGGTGGTCGGCAACTTCACCATCCCTATTCCAGGAGATGTA ATCCTCACTTCCATGGGCCTGAACTCGCATCCACTCTACGCCATCTACTTAATCCTCATTGGCATCGGTGGTGGCTTCATGATCCTGTACTATGTGGCCCTAAGGTTCATCAAACAGAAATCATATCAAGACTGGTGA